DNA sequence from the Antarctobacter heliothermus genome:
ATGTCGAGGTGCGCGCCGATGCCGAATTGCAGGTGATCCCCGGAACCGTTCCGGCCACGTCCGAGGACTGGGGGCACGAATACCTAGACAGCATCATCGCCGCGCGGGTCGTGGATGACATCGACGCCGCTATTGCACATATCCGCCAGTATGGATCGAACCACACCGACTGTATCCTGACAGAGGATGACGCCACCGCCGCAAGGTTCTTTGAGCGGCTCGATTCGGCGATCCTGATGCGCAACGCCTCGACTCAGTTCGCGGATGGCGGTGAGTTCGGCATGGGGGCGGAAATCGGCATCGCCACCGGCAAGATGCACGCGCGTGGCCCGGTGGGTGCAGAGCAACTGACCAGCTTCAAGTACCTTGTGACCGGGGATGGCACAGTGCGGGCCTAATCAGGCCCGCAGCTGAGGCAGGTGAGGGGTCAGGCAATCTTTAGTAAGATGGTGTCGTCGCGCAGGGTTGCAAAGAGCTTGTGCCCCGCCGCCTCTGCCAGGATCGCCAACAGGGCGAAATGGACACGGTTGGCTGGGGGCTCTTCCAGCGCGGCACTGCCGTTCAGATGATCCCACAACGGCTGGTCAACCGTCAGTCGCGGGCCACTGGCACTCAGCGCCCAACCGGCGGCGTCCCGATCAAACCGGACCGTGCCGCCGGCCGGCAGCGCAGTTTCGCAGCACAGATAGGCCAGAAAGGCCAGTTGCACCTCAATACGGGGAAGATCGTCCTGCGGCATCCAGTCCGTCCGCAGCTTGCCGCCCTTGCCGAGGGCTGTCAGGGTGGACATGATCTCACGGCGGCCCATCATCTGTTGGGGGCCTGCCAGACCAAAGGCGACCCGGAAAAAACGGATGCGGGCCGCGGCGCTTTCGCAGCTTT
Encoded proteins:
- a CDS encoding histidine phosphotransferase family protein, which encodes MSEPRANLAALVGSRLCHDLISPIGAIQNGLELIALSGPADTSPEMALIQESCESAAARIRFFRVAFGLAGPQQMMGRREIMSTLTALGKGGKLRTDWMPQDDLPRIEVQLAFLAYLCCETALPAGGTVRFDRDAAGWALSASGPRLTVDQPLWDHLNGSAALEEPPANRVHFALLAILAEAAGHKLFATLRDDTILLKIA